One region of Bosea sp. 29B genomic DNA includes:
- a CDS encoding helix-turn-helix transcriptional regulator yields MSLKTVLSRASDLEHVEESELRKPPLDVVAFSVAVTRKLRNWKKTTLADFARVSLSTVERVERGEAVSDEALDRIAQAFGQEPGHYTAPRVTIPREQAEAEVSETYGKLWPLEVARFTTQAQVREAARCCAHLMHAPNLPEAYEADVESLREYLDLVSFCLAEQSDGIPMSDTARRPLYDHTLAAVKELERRSVTVLIGYLDAPQPKIPDWRVCIVSLTSRLTDPGAPKRKMMFIDKRVVAIENMNMGLDD; encoded by the coding sequence ATGTCTTTGAAAACAGTTCTCAGCCGCGCCTCGGATCTTGAGCATGTCGAAGAGAGCGAGCTGCGCAAGCCACCGCTGGATGTTGTCGCATTTTCCGTCGCCGTCACCCGCAAGCTCCGCAACTGGAAGAAAACGACCTTGGCGGATTTCGCCCGGGTTTCCCTTTCCACCGTTGAGCGTGTGGAGCGCGGCGAGGCGGTCAGCGACGAGGCCTTGGATCGAATTGCCCAGGCTTTCGGTCAGGAGCCCGGACACTACACCGCGCCTCGTGTGACGATCCCAAGGGAGCAAGCAGAGGCCGAGGTCAGCGAGACCTACGGAAAGCTGTGGCCTCTGGAGGTGGCACGGTTCACGACGCAGGCTCAGGTCCGGGAGGCGGCGCGGTGCTGCGCCCATCTGATGCACGCTCCCAATCTGCCGGAAGCATATGAGGCAGATGTCGAGAGCCTGCGCGAATATCTCGACTTGGTGTCGTTCTGTCTAGCTGAGCAGTCCGATGGGATACCGATGTCAGACACCGCCCGTCGCCCTCTCTATGATCACACCCTGGCCGCCGTGAAAGAATTGGAACGGCGCAGCGTAACTGTTCTGATTGGATACCTCGATGCCCCACAGCCAAAGATTCCGGACTGGCGCGTCTGCATCGTCTCTCTGACATCGCGCCTCACGGATCCGGGAGCACCGAAGCGCAAGATGATGTTCATCGACAAGCGTGTCGTCGCGATCGAAAACATGAATATGGGCCTTGATGACTAG
- a CDS encoding AAA domain-containing protein, protein MRIEFLRPQGPQPTEKIGLAEFRQKLPMAWKGYANFTLCIPKRYGHDREIDVVIIAPDRLILVDLKHVRGKIESRSGTWFKGNEDYGPSAYYKIRDNAKFLAEIIRRQVHQIPGCPPIESAVVFTHEQSDLSGLDATERENCFKLSDFIRIGNENEFRKTYCGRSSFGTSAPLNTGPFYQALQKLFANGRLIEASRAKYHGFVPTGQPEFSHRLYEEYPCHEAGDPNYTGLLRLWRFDEDPDAFSIEEERRPVAERERSVLGYLRAGNSQLYDNYVMRSIAYDREYPLRHSEVFERHVGLARLTRFVGSLVDHDRDRRLEFAKLFLDRVAALHRLRVAHRDLDRHSVWIDERRSNVVLSSFGAAHYPDRETIGAKRSKILAGGFRTPEDTGAGKRGTPFQTDVFLAAAVVWTLLTGERLPEIDEVPVWTAMTSDRPDVPADLGPWFDAALSINATDRPVDVVEAAQQFANIIHRSQVVSLERQLERYRQEIDPVADHDVLDWISRKPVRVFKAQRIGGAAGETVLVKSWPENFLGDRRKAAPRLIEFFARADKIQTLSAPWAPRIHTACLSMDGLLLAQEWLEGQTLDPKATAQWSDEEIRAFLMGLVTATEELHAVGLTHGDLKPDNILVSRAPANDPEKAESSEQKPTPILLDLLDYAPDASGERRTQAYCPPNDEDNPLIRDRFAVCAIALELAENRPTSSPLANEIRASAVKCGAEEAPWLTMKYLRKAVSGQQAKRKDRDQAEEFHLTFELRSPGFEGKLLADNGRFHVVQKDRHQVEIFGFDQKLTIEIDPADHRPKRAFVARADVRAVGWALGRRILSFPGTIQIAHSRILRFSGIEALLSRLSEHTAYQTRGASSVSVSDGDDVAEALSLPDPGAVDEEMAAFEGADTPSPATRPADGKSLPEPRKKPWRFPVARFWRETIAVEEAIQPELTLDQPPAETGEAGVVILRCTETSKEETSEAIELGDAQGGVSVSFNGSKIGDVDLGRSRAGVVTLRNARGYRRLRTGDRLRIQNSGSVGSFQRRSKALTRVVQGLGQLPELVSYFDPLAQLEPRVMADEVPKGLLQRYGLNEEQEAAFNHLWKFGPLGLLQGPPGTGKTSFIASFVHHALNEGKMRNVLVLSQSHEAVNEVAERILKVSNTVGGEIDLLRIGDHEKISSSLQKFHSQSVQDRYRELFRAELKDRMLIPARRLGLETEFIRDIFEIEATYGPIVRQMSLARREIDDDIAPELAKTAQIRLQALSAAFERRLSVEHRSFEGEPDEVFEEMLDDAARRHRVFDPDATRRLARLNALSLNWSQALGLRGRTLEEFLARSRNLVCGTCVGIGRPGLRIDRGAFDLVVIDEAARCTPSELAVGMQSGKRVLLVGDHKQLPPLFDHELIRTVSERLKAPSLAELRRSDFERAFRSGYGKAVAQTLVRQYRMASEIHALVSGTFYNSEGLVRSRPEPLDLYALLPTPLDKQVIWLDSSGKSSTEAQAGTSFTNRREALTVIELLRRIGRSRPFLDRLSELELKEGEHLIGVICMYAQQAELISSLVVSSDLPQELRNLIKVDTVDAYQGKQNRIVILSLVRSNFERDMGHVRSRNRINVALSRAMDRLLIIGAARMFETSKNPLRPIVRKLKTLDRISSASDILGRQQ, encoded by the coding sequence ATGCGCATCGAATTCTTGCGTCCGCAGGGGCCCCAGCCGACCGAAAAGATAGGGCTGGCGGAGTTTCGTCAAAAGCTGCCAATGGCCTGGAAAGGCTACGCCAATTTCACTTTGTGCATCCCGAAGCGTTACGGGCACGACCGGGAGATCGACGTCGTCATAATCGCTCCCGACCGGTTGATCCTGGTCGACCTGAAACATGTCCGCGGCAAGATCGAATCCCGCAGCGGGACCTGGTTCAAGGGCAACGAGGATTACGGACCGTCCGCCTATTACAAGATTCGCGACAACGCGAAATTCCTCGCTGAAATTATCCGTCGCCAAGTCCACCAGATTCCCGGGTGTCCCCCAATTGAGAGCGCGGTCGTCTTCACGCACGAGCAAAGCGATCTCAGCGGTTTGGATGCTACGGAGCGCGAGAATTGCTTCAAGCTCTCGGATTTCATCCGCATCGGCAACGAAAACGAGTTTAGAAAGACTTATTGCGGCCGCAGCAGCTTCGGGACATCTGCGCCGCTCAACACTGGACCTTTCTACCAGGCGCTCCAAAAATTGTTTGCCAACGGCCGGTTGATCGAAGCCAGCCGAGCCAAGTACCACGGCTTTGTTCCCACCGGGCAGCCAGAGTTCAGCCACCGTCTATACGAAGAGTACCCGTGCCACGAAGCAGGCGATCCGAATTACACGGGATTGCTGCGTCTTTGGCGGTTCGACGAGGATCCGGATGCCTTCAGCATAGAGGAGGAGCGCCGCCCGGTTGCCGAGCGAGAGCGATCGGTTCTTGGCTACCTCAGAGCTGGCAACTCCCAGCTCTATGACAACTACGTCATGCGCTCGATCGCCTACGATCGCGAATATCCCTTGCGGCACTCGGAGGTCTTCGAGCGGCACGTCGGACTGGCTCGCCTGACGCGCTTCGTTGGTTCACTCGTCGACCACGACCGGGATCGCCGACTTGAGTTTGCCAAGCTCTTCCTCGACCGGGTCGCGGCTCTGCATCGGCTGCGCGTCGCGCACCGCGATCTGGACCGGCATTCCGTTTGGATCGACGAGCGTCGTAGCAACGTTGTGTTGTCGAGTTTCGGCGCGGCCCATTACCCGGATCGCGAAACGATCGGCGCGAAACGCAGCAAGATCCTGGCCGGAGGGTTTCGCACGCCCGAGGACACCGGCGCGGGAAAGCGCGGTACGCCGTTCCAGACCGATGTTTTCCTTGCGGCGGCTGTCGTCTGGACATTGCTAACCGGCGAACGCTTGCCCGAAATCGACGAGGTTCCGGTCTGGACGGCGATGACGTCGGATCGTCCGGATGTACCAGCCGATCTGGGGCCATGGTTCGACGCGGCCCTTTCAATCAACGCGACAGACCGCCCGGTAGATGTCGTCGAAGCCGCTCAGCAATTCGCGAACATTATTCACCGCAGCCAGGTCGTCTCCCTGGAGCGCCAACTGGAACGATATCGGCAGGAAATCGACCCCGTTGCCGATCATGACGTGCTTGACTGGATTTCTCGCAAACCCGTTCGCGTCTTCAAGGCTCAGCGTATCGGGGGAGCCGCCGGTGAAACCGTGCTGGTCAAAAGCTGGCCCGAAAATTTCCTGGGTGATCGACGCAAGGCCGCTCCTCGTTTGATCGAGTTTTTCGCGCGAGCCGACAAGATTCAGACATTGTCAGCGCCCTGGGCTCCCCGAATTCATACAGCTTGCCTGTCAATGGACGGCCTCCTGTTGGCTCAGGAATGGCTTGAAGGGCAAACGCTGGATCCAAAGGCGACCGCGCAATGGTCAGATGAGGAAATCCGCGCCTTCCTGATGGGCCTGGTCACCGCCACAGAAGAGCTTCATGCAGTGGGCCTGACCCATGGGGATCTTAAGCCAGACAACATCCTCGTAAGCCGCGCCCCTGCAAACGACCCCGAAAAGGCCGAGTCCTCGGAGCAGAAACCGACACCGATCTTGCTCGACCTTCTCGACTATGCGCCAGACGCGTCGGGCGAGAGGCGGACGCAAGCCTACTGCCCTCCTAACGACGAAGACAATCCGCTGATACGCGACCGGTTCGCCGTTTGCGCTATCGCGTTGGAGCTGGCAGAGAACCGGCCGACATCCTCCCCGCTCGCCAATGAAATCCGTGCCTCCGCCGTCAAATGCGGCGCGGAGGAGGCACCGTGGCTGACAATGAAGTACTTGAGAAAGGCAGTCTCTGGCCAACAGGCGAAAAGGAAGGATCGCGACCAGGCCGAGGAGTTTCATCTCACCTTCGAGCTCAGATCACCTGGCTTCGAAGGTAAGCTCCTGGCGGATAATGGCCGGTTTCACGTCGTCCAGAAAGACCGCCATCAGGTCGAGATATTTGGCTTCGACCAGAAGCTCACTATCGAGATCGACCCTGCCGACCATCGCCCGAAACGGGCCTTTGTCGCACGAGCGGACGTTCGAGCCGTCGGCTGGGCATTGGGTAGGCGCATCCTCTCCTTCCCGGGAACCATCCAGATTGCGCACTCGCGAATATTACGATTCTCCGGAATTGAGGCGCTGCTATCGCGCTTGAGTGAGCACACCGCCTACCAAACCCGTGGGGCTTCCTCCGTCTCTGTTTCGGACGGTGATGACGTTGCGGAGGCTCTTTCGCTTCCTGATCCAGGGGCCGTCGATGAAGAGATGGCCGCCTTCGAAGGCGCGGATACGCCCTCTCCAGCTACCCGCCCCGCTGACGGTAAATCGCTCCCCGAGCCCCGGAAGAAGCCATGGCGTTTCCCCGTCGCCAGATTCTGGCGGGAAACGATCGCGGTGGAGGAAGCTATCCAGCCGGAACTGACACTGGATCAGCCCCCGGCGGAAACAGGTGAAGCTGGTGTGGTGATCCTGCGGTGCACGGAGACATCCAAGGAGGAAACCTCGGAAGCCATTGAGTTGGGTGACGCTCAGGGAGGCGTCAGCGTCAGCTTCAACGGCAGCAAGATTGGCGATGTCGACCTGGGGCGTAGCCGCGCAGGCGTCGTGACGTTGCGCAATGCGCGCGGATATCGCCGCCTGCGAACCGGAGATCGCCTTCGAATCCAGAATTCTGGAAGCGTCGGCAGTTTTCAGCGCCGATCGAAGGCCCTGACCAGAGTGGTGCAGGGCCTCGGCCAGTTGCCTGAGCTGGTCTCATATTTTGACCCCCTGGCTCAACTTGAACCCAGGGTGATGGCCGACGAGGTTCCGAAGGGTCTATTGCAACGATACGGCCTGAATGAAGAGCAGGAAGCGGCCTTCAATCATCTCTGGAAATTTGGTCCTCTCGGCTTGCTGCAGGGGCCGCCAGGTACCGGCAAGACCAGCTTCATTGCCTCGTTCGTTCACCACGCGCTCAATGAAGGCAAGATGCGCAATGTCCTCGTCTTGTCTCAGTCGCACGAGGCAGTCAACGAGGTCGCCGAGCGCATCCTCAAGGTCTCGAACACGGTCGGGGGGGAAATCGACCTGCTGCGAATCGGGGACCACGAAAAGATATCCTCAAGTCTGCAAAAATTCCATTCGCAATCCGTCCAGGACCGCTATCGCGAACTATTCCGGGCGGAACTGAAGGACAGGATGCTGATCCCCGCGCGCAGGTTGGGCCTAGAGACGGAGTTCATACGCGACATCTTCGAGATCGAGGCGACTTATGGCCCCATTGTTCGACAGATGTCGCTGGCTCGCCGGGAGATCGATGATGACATCGCCCCTGAACTCGCCAAAACCGCTCAGATTCGTCTGCAAGCGCTGTCGGCTGCTTTCGAGCGCCGCCTTTCCGTGGAGCATCGCTCGTTCGAAGGTGAGCCGGATGAGGTGTTTGAGGAGATGCTCGACGATGCGGCTCGACGACACCGGGTTTTCGATCCCGACGCCACTCGGCGGCTGGCGCGACTCAACGCCCTATCTTTGAATTGGTCGCAAGCCCTGGGGCTGCGAGGCCGCACGCTCGAAGAGTTTCTGGCACGCAGCCGCAACCTGGTATGTGGCACCTGTGTGGGCATCGGACGCCCAGGCCTTCGGATCGACCGTGGTGCATTTGACCTGGTGGTGATCGACGAGGCTGCGCGCTGCACGCCGAGCGAGCTTGCGGTCGGGATGCAGTCGGGCAAGCGAGTGCTCCTGGTTGGGGATCACAAGCAACTGCCGCCGCTGTTCGACCACGAACTCATCCGCACCGTAAGCGAACGGCTGAAAGCACCCTCCCTTGCCGAGTTGCGTCGCAGTGACTTTGAAAGGGCTTTCAGATCCGGGTACGGCAAGGCCGTCGCTCAAACGCTCGTGCGCCAGTATCGGATGGCGTCTGAAATTCATGCGCTGGTCTCGGGCACGTTCTACAACAGCGAAGGCTTGGTGCGGAGCCGACCCGAACCTCTCGACCTCTACGCGCTCTTGCCCACCCCGCTCGACAAACAGGTTATCTGGCTGGATTCCAGTGGGAAATCGTCGACTGAGGCGCAGGCCGGAACCAGCTTCACGAATCGTCGCGAAGCTCTGACAGTTATCGAGCTGCTGAGGCGTATCGGACGCTCCCGTCCCTTCCTCGACCGGCTTTCCGAACTGGAGTTGAAGGAAGGCGAGCATCTGATCGGTGTGATCTGCATGTATGCTCAGCAGGCGGAGCTGATTTCGAGCCTCGTCGTGTCTTCCGACCTCCCGCAGGAACTTCGCAACCTGATCAAGGTGGACACGGTCGACGCCTATCAGGGAAAGCAAAATCGGATTGTCATCCTTTCGCTCGTGCGCAGCAATTTCGAACGCGATATGGGCCATGTTCGCAGCCGTAACCGGATAAACGTCGCGCTTTCCCGAGCTATGGACAGGCTACTGATCATTGGGGCCGCTCGCATGTTTGAAACAAGCAAGAATCCCCTCCGGCCTATCGTGCGCAAGCTCAAGACCCTCGATCGCATCAGCTCGGCTTCAGATATTCTTGGACGCCAGCAATGA
- a CDS encoding MucR family transcriptional regulator, translating into MAEENENLIGLVADIVSAYVSNNSVPAGELPALIATTHAAIAGLGLEPAAAVEEKPTPAVSLKKSITPDFLICLEDGKKFKSLKRHLRTAYNMSPEEYRARWGLPADYPMVAPAYAEARSTLAKKMGLGQQRRKSPARGKAKA; encoded by the coding sequence GTGGCTGAAGAGAACGAAAACCTGATCGGCCTGGTTGCGGATATCGTTTCTGCTTACGTCTCGAACAATAGTGTCCCGGCCGGTGAACTCCCCGCGCTGATCGCCACGACCCATGCCGCGATCGCCGGGTTGGGCTTGGAGCCGGCAGCGGCCGTCGAGGAGAAGCCGACGCCGGCTGTGTCCTTGAAGAAGTCGATCACCCCGGATTTCCTGATCTGCCTGGAGGACGGCAAGAAGTTCAAGTCGCTGAAGCGCCACCTGCGCACGGCCTACAACATGTCGCCGGAAGAGTACCGGGCGCGCTGGGGGCTGCCGGCTGACTATCCCATGGTTGCACCTGCCTATGCCGAGGCTCGCTCCACGCTGGCCAAGAAGATGGGCTTGGGGCAGCAGCGCCGGAAGTCGCCGGCGCGCGGCAAGGCCAAGGCCTGA
- a CDS encoding HU family DNA-binding protein, translated as MTKNELIAAIAEETAKSKADVSAVLTSLAGVVSKTLKSGGDVMLGGVGKLSSAKRDARQARNPSTGAMIDVPAKTVVKFKVAKDLADAVA; from the coding sequence ATGACCAAGAACGAGCTCATTGCTGCCATCGCGGAAGAGACGGCCAAGTCCAAGGCCGATGTGTCGGCTGTGCTGACCTCCCTTGCGGGCGTGGTGTCCAAGACGCTCAAGTCGGGCGGCGACGTGATGCTCGGTGGCGTCGGCAAGCTGTCCTCGGCCAAGCGTGATGCGCGGCAGGCCCGTAACCCCTCGACGGGTGCGATGATCGACGTGCCGGCGAAGACGGTCGTCAAGTTCAAGGTGGCCAAGGACCTCGCGGACGCCGTCGCCTGA
- a CDS encoding type II toxin-antitoxin system prevent-host-death family antitoxin, whose translation MAQFSVHEAKTNLSKLIADALEGGDVVIARGNVPAVRLVPVSPRGKRRFGALKGKIAVDARFDEPLPEDELVGWNLT comes from the coding sequence ATGGCCCAGTTCTCGGTTCACGAAGCGAAGACCAATCTATCCAAACTGATCGCAGACGCACTTGAGGGCGGAGATGTCGTCATCGCTCGTGGTAACGTGCCGGCAGTACGCCTGGTGCCGGTCTCGCCACGCGGCAAGCGGCGCTTTGGGGCACTCAAAGGAAAGATTGCCGTCGATGCGCGCTTTGACGAGCCGTTGCCAGAGGACGAACTCGTGGGATGGAATCTCACTTGA
- a CDS encoding type II toxin-antitoxin system VapC family toxin, with product MRLLLDTHALIWWLAGDEALSSRAREAIEDEGNSIAVSAASAMEIATKFRIGKLPDAAPLAQDFEAIIADQGFIELAITVLHALRAGEMNIAHKDPFDRFLIAQAQSEDMVLISNEALFDGFAVKRLW from the coding sequence TTGAGGCTGCTACTCGATACCCATGCTCTGATTTGGTGGCTTGCGGGTGACGAGGCGCTGAGCAGTCGGGCCCGCGAGGCGATCGAGGACGAGGGCAACAGCATCGCCGTCAGTGCCGCCTCAGCCATGGAGATTGCCACCAAATTCCGAATAGGGAAACTTCCTGACGCCGCGCCGCTAGCGCAGGACTTCGAGGCGATCATCGCCGATCAAGGCTTTATTGAGCTGGCGATCACCGTTCTCCATGCCCTGCGAGCCGGTGAGATGAACATTGCACACAAGGACCCGTTCGACCGCTTCCTGATTGCCCAGGCTCAATCCGAGGACATGGTACTGATTTCGAACGAAGCGCTATTCGACGGCTTCGCCGTCAAACGCCTGTGGTAG
- a CDS encoding CopG family transcriptional regulator, whose amino-acid sequence MPKLELSDPITLRLPADVLRDIEQVGQALDRTRSWVMVRALKLYLASEGRDVLAIIEGRRQIAAGQSHDMDDVLREIEAIVEGRVA is encoded by the coding sequence ATGCCCAAGCTGGAGCTGAGCGATCCAATCACCTTGCGGTTGCCCGCGGACGTCTTGCGGGACATCGAGCAGGTCGGTCAGGCCCTCGATCGGACCCGGAGCTGGGTCATGGTTCGAGCCCTTAAGCTATATCTCGCGTCAGAAGGCCGTGACGTCCTGGCGATAATCGAAGGTCGGCGGCAAATCGCAGCAGGGCAATCTCATGACATGGATGATGTCCTGAGGGAGATCGAGGCGATCGTGGAAGGCAGGGTCGCCTAA
- a CDS encoding DUF2971 domain-containing protein, which yields MKHLSHYTNPAGLRGIATSGTFWATNFLTVEDRSELFYGWRIVQLAALRYVRERLPADVFADIVDPSGDQLEELFRAELNGSAGYGHLYMSSFIRHETDDDEERGSLTHWRHFAGNGTGYCLQYDPADIERMIQMEGWKSTYGLLDLAPVTYGVDETTWEFRQLVQQLGELQLLAILKQTRDPRIPVNHGVHWAPSAVARKLMRFCATHKDPIFRDEREVRILAFPEDQTVVRPFTGLAVAKTIEPIGDRRIIALGSNWTPGISPKRIIVGPRAERDIADSVTRFEHRPEIVISRIPI from the coding sequence GTGAAGCACCTGTCTCACTACACCAATCCAGCCGGATTGCGCGGCATCGCGACCAGTGGGACGTTTTGGGCCACGAACTTCTTGACGGTCGAGGACCGGTCCGAGCTGTTCTATGGGTGGCGCATCGTTCAGCTCGCAGCGCTGCGCTATGTGCGTGAAAGGCTCCCTGCGGATGTCTTTGCCGACATAGTTGATCCCAGCGGTGATCAACTAGAGGAGCTTTTCCGAGCCGAGCTCAATGGCAGCGCAGGCTACGGCCACCTCTATATGAGCTCGTTCATTCGCCATGAAACGGATGACGATGAGGAGCGAGGATCGCTAACCCATTGGCGCCATTTCGCAGGCAATGGCACCGGCTATTGCCTTCAATATGATCCGGCCGATATCGAGCGAATGATCCAGATGGAGGGGTGGAAGTCGACATACGGTCTGCTTGATTTGGCGCCGGTCACTTATGGCGTGGACGAAACGACGTGGGAGTTCAGGCAGCTTGTTCAACAGCTGGGCGAGCTGCAGCTTCTCGCTATATTGAAGCAGACGCGCGATCCCCGAATTCCCGTCAATCACGGGGTTCATTGGGCCCCATCAGCGGTCGCCAGAAAACTGATGCGCTTCTGCGCCACGCATAAGGACCCGATTTTCCGAGACGAACGGGAGGTCCGAATACTGGCGTTCCCCGAGGATCAGACGGTGGTCCGGCCCTTTACAGGCTTGGCTGTTGCCAAGACGATTGAGCCCATCGGTGATCGGCGCATCATCGCGCTTGGTTCGAACTGGACACCGGGTATCAGCCCGAAACGCATCATCGTCGGCCCGCGAGCCGAGCGAGATATCGCGGACAGCGTCACCCGCTTCGAGCATCGCCCGGAAATTGTGATATCGCGGATTCCGATTTGA
- a CDS encoding metallophosphoesterase has protein sequence MRLLVLSDLHLEFENFGFPGNLPFDVAIFAGDTWQPVSNTVAWLAEQRNGPLQGKPVVVVPGNHEYYGCRDMMASRQEGRVLADQLGIHLLDPGSVVIAGVRFIGATLWTNFGLLGNPIVAKRAAEHGMNDYRRIGIVVDGKRRRLRPSDTQALHRQDVAFIEATLAQDFANATVIVTHHAPHPNSVDTLYGSDPLSAAYASDLTELLMKYQPNLWIHGHDHRHHNYWVGGTQVIANPAGYHTVGGYENRLFDPCFIVDV, from the coding sequence ATGCGATTGCTCGTCCTGAGCGATCTCCATCTGGAATTCGAGAACTTCGGTTTTCCGGGGAACCTGCCCTTCGATGTCGCGATATTTGCCGGTGACACCTGGCAGCCGGTCAGCAATACGGTCGCTTGGCTGGCTGAGCAGCGAAACGGTCCTTTGCAAGGCAAACCGGTCGTCGTCGTGCCCGGAAATCACGAGTACTACGGCTGCCGCGACATGATGGCGAGCCGCCAGGAAGGCCGCGTACTCGCCGATCAGTTGGGAATTCACCTGCTGGATCCCGGTAGCGTCGTGATCGCCGGCGTGCGCTTCATCGGGGCGACCCTCTGGACAAATTTTGGCCTGCTCGGGAACCCGATCGTAGCCAAACGAGCGGCTGAGCATGGCATGAACGACTACAGGCGCATCGGCATCGTCGTGGACGGGAAGCGACGCCGCCTCCGCCCTTCGGACACCCAGGCCCTTCATCGCCAGGACGTGGCGTTCATCGAGGCAACCCTCGCACAAGACTTCGCGAACGCCACTGTGATCGTCACTCACCACGCGCCGCACCCGAATTCCGTTGACACCCTATATGGGAGCGATCCGTTGTCAGCCGCCTACGCCTCAGACCTGACCGAGCTCCTGATGAAGTACCAACCGAACCTCTGGATCCACGGTCACGACCATAGGCATCACAACTACTGGGTAGGCGGCACCCAGGTGATCGCGAACCCAGCCGGCTACCACACGGTTGGCGGGTACGAAAATAGGTTGTTCGATCCGTGCTTCATCGTCGATGTTTAG